One segment of Rhodopirellula baltica SH 1 DNA contains the following:
- the trpE gene encoding anthranilate synthase component I: MEADSFTPWNSIAGQPGFQARRRTSHYRNVTTRRNFMLGNLMHQPPLSSFESLARRFDFVPVYRRLLSDTLTPVTAFMHLDDGGPAFLIESVIGGEKVGRFSFLGSRPLARFTAKGNTVRRTNMSTGEVVESQCDDPLNAFRESFQDRTATLDGLPPFIGGAIGYAGYDVVRYVENLPDTTEDDRNLPDLNFAFYHTLCVFDHVDKTITVVSLADCRGIDEETDSTAISEARQAAAEEVDQTIKRLMTSPPDLRVDEIIEEDQRQPLPVESNFTRESFCDAVRHCVEYIRAGDIFQVVPSQRLTVKSDVDPFAVYRSLRVVNPSPFMFFVRNPECVLVGCSPEIMCRVKDREVTVRPLAGTRPRGATEKEDKALEKDLLADPKERAEHVMLVDLGRNDIGRIAEFGTVDLTEIMVIERYSHVMHISSEVRGKLREGLDAFDALKSCLPAGTVSGAPKVRAMQVIDEIEPHRRGPYGGAVGYIDYRGNMDTCLALRTIVHQNGAYHVQAGCGVVADSNPDSEYEETLNKARALIAAIEWTIARESRNA; encoded by the coding sequence GTGGAGGCGGACTCGTTCACGCCTTGGAATTCTATCGCTGGCCAACCCGGTTTCCAAGCCCGCCGTCGCACTTCACACTATCGCAACGTCACAACGCGCCGAAACTTCATGCTTGGAAACCTCATGCACCAACCGCCGCTTTCGTCGTTCGAATCGCTGGCCCGTCGGTTCGACTTCGTTCCCGTCTACCGACGCTTGCTCTCTGATACGTTGACCCCCGTCACGGCGTTCATGCACTTGGACGATGGAGGCCCCGCTTTCCTGATCGAAAGCGTGATCGGAGGCGAAAAGGTGGGACGTTTCAGCTTCCTGGGCTCTCGACCACTGGCCCGATTCACGGCCAAAGGCAACACGGTTCGGCGGACAAACATGTCCACCGGCGAGGTCGTTGAATCCCAGTGCGATGATCCACTGAACGCTTTTCGCGAGAGCTTTCAGGACCGCACTGCCACCCTGGACGGGTTGCCTCCCTTCATCGGTGGAGCAATCGGGTACGCGGGTTACGATGTGGTGCGTTATGTCGAGAATTTGCCGGACACCACCGAGGACGACCGAAACCTTCCCGATCTGAACTTCGCCTTTTATCACACCCTGTGCGTGTTCGATCACGTCGATAAAACCATCACCGTGGTCTCCCTAGCCGATTGCCGCGGCATTGACGAGGAAACCGATTCAACCGCCATTTCCGAGGCTCGGCAAGCCGCGGCCGAAGAAGTCGACCAAACGATCAAACGCCTGATGACCAGTCCACCCGACCTCCGGGTGGACGAGATCATCGAAGAAGACCAACGCCAGCCGCTGCCGGTCGAGTCCAACTTCACCCGTGAGTCGTTCTGTGACGCGGTTCGCCACTGCGTCGAGTACATTCGTGCCGGCGATATCTTCCAAGTCGTCCCCAGCCAACGACTGACCGTCAAAAGCGACGTCGACCCGTTCGCGGTCTACCGCTCGCTCCGCGTCGTCAATCCGTCGCCGTTCATGTTCTTTGTCCGCAACCCGGAATGCGTCCTGGTGGGTTGCTCGCCGGAGATCATGTGCCGGGTCAAAGACCGTGAGGTCACGGTGCGTCCACTTGCCGGAACGCGGCCCCGTGGAGCAACTGAAAAAGAAGACAAAGCTCTCGAAAAAGACTTGCTGGCCGACCCCAAGGAACGTGCCGAACACGTGATGCTGGTCGACCTGGGTCGCAACGACATCGGCCGGATCGCCGAATTCGGCACCGTGGACTTGACCGAAATCATGGTTATCGAGCGTTACAGCCACGTGATGCACATCAGCAGCGAGGTGCGAGGCAAACTGCGGGAAGGCCTCGACGCCTTTGACGCTCTGAAATCATGTTTGCCCGCGGGGACTGTTTCAGGTGCCCCCAAAGTCCGGGCGATGCAGGTCATCGACGAGATCGAACCGCATCGTCGCGGCCCCTACGGTGGCGCGGTGGGCTACATCGACTACCGAGGCAACATGGACACCTGCTTGGCCCTTCGCACGATCGTGCATCAAAACGGGGCGTATCACGTGCAAGCCGGCTGCGGAGTCGTCGCCGACAGCAACCCCGACTCGGAATACGAAGAAACCCTCAACAAGGCCCGCGCCCTGATCGCCGCGATCGAGTGGACCATCGCCCGAGAATCCCGCAACGCCTGA
- a CDS encoding YegJ family protein: MNPRLLTGFVLSTLIAVCGCSESPIADSSVPPVVSIEDDDSEMNAAIAKAQETLSFFENNWKTMDSDGYSLKFAMPTSGGELEHIWFSPIKFEGDEITGECANDPEDIPNLKLGDVRTVTRNDVSDWMIIVGKKCYGGYTIRVLSEREPDVAPPLEFVDPPTN; the protein is encoded by the coding sequence TTGAATCCCAGATTGCTAACCGGGTTCGTCCTATCAACGCTCATTGCAGTTTGCGGATGCAGCGAGTCGCCCATCGCTGATTCTTCGGTACCTCCGGTCGTCAGCATCGAAGACGACGACTCAGAAATGAACGCGGCAATCGCTAAGGCACAGGAGACGCTTTCATTCTTCGAGAACAACTGGAAGACAATGGATAGCGATGGCTACAGCCTCAAATTCGCGATGCCAACATCAGGCGGCGAACTGGAACACATCTGGTTCTCACCCATCAAATTCGAAGGCGATGAGATCACCGGGGAGTGTGCGAACGACCCAGAGGATATTCCCAACCTTAAGCTTGGTGACGTGCGCACGGTTACTCGCAACGATGTCTCCGACTGGATGATTATCGTCGGCAAAAAGTGCTACGGAGGCTACACGATCCGAGTCCTTTCAGAGCGTGAACCTGACGTCGCTCCACCACTTGAGTTCGTTGACCCACCAACGAACTAG
- a CDS encoding PVC-type heme-binding CxxCH protein: MPQRITTVLQWSLFFLCAGVIPGIAQRADAQDAFEFQSNDVVAIYGNGLADRMQHDPWVETFLQHQLKGLDVSFRNMSFSGDRVNQRPRNQGFTNDTEYLKHVAPNVVFTFYGFNESFAGPEKAGEHRDELIKLVQRYTQVQKDDGKDLRFVLFSPIAYENTGDASLPDGAELNVNLAAYTEATREAAEITGAKFVDLFSPTYQLFQSSSERLTLNGVHLNEAGYKQLAGIISQALLGEKPASDAELQDLYEAIEDKNWHWHNRYRATDGNDIWGSRSTLTFVDGQSNADVLKHELVMLDVMTANRDKVIWAAADGRTLQADDSNVPPPVKVTSNIGGGSASSNAMKEGSVAYLSPEESLAKINVPEGYELNVFASEVQFPDLANPVQMQVDAHGRLWVASWNTYPKWEPGKEMNDSLMILEDTDNDGKADVRKIFAHVHNPLGFEFWNGGVVVTSGPDLLFLKDTDGDDKADVRYPILQGLGTSDTHHAANNLVYGPDGGIYWQSGIFLVHNHETPWKQNLNIGASGMYRFDPLTFAITPHAGNSPNPHGTSFDYWGYCYASDGTGGRCYQVRPEGNGFKMHKLLEKEFRPVAANAILSSEHFPEELQNDILICNTIGFLGVKQYKLDREGDVEEEAAAEKTLKEETGPVKITRNGGLITVDHPALKDAKITGFKLSVNGRQQMNLSEVEVISGGRNIAKTAKLAQSSEYNNGTFPVQRLVDGDKGNFAHTSQQNNPWMRGDFPSPVQISEFKVWNRKGFEDRFNNGKIEFFDGDEVVAAVDIKIVSADQEEQHREFGEVWGTPGLELLNSDDRNFRPTDAVVGEDGALYVSDWHNAIIGHMQHNIRDPNRDHAHGRIFRLTVKNRPLQKPVKIAGQSIEALLENLKHPVNGVRHRTRVELTKHDSDQVIAATQKWMASFDPNDEKEAHHLLEALWLHQRNGVKNEALLNQLLESDVRHAVVAAKTVRHFWENVDTKGGSEFAAPAELEFVKFDPPKHLSGADRKTYELGATIYQRESHCATCHMTHGKGTPNVYPPLVGSPWVNGSEDRLIKMALHGVWGKMTVAGKTYDPARGVPPMTAFRSLLKDDEMAAVLTFVRNTWGNEASVVSPEAVSRVREETKGRTTFYKPEEILELHPLEKELMDESVTPETEVFSNEELEKELLAASPAKLAQVALAKGNFQRGKRLFHESSAACFACHSPPAGTVRMGPDLEKATTKRSREELVDALLRPSKLIDKDYAQVSVLTADGQIFTGIRVSENDDEIVLRNLAQPEPITISQYDVEDVIESEVSLMPENLMRQMKNRREFNDLLKYIIEVRKK; this comes from the coding sequence ATGCCGCAAAGGATCACGACTGTCCTCCAATGGAGCCTTTTCTTTCTATGTGCCGGCGTCATTCCGGGCATCGCGCAACGAGCTGATGCACAGGACGCTTTTGAGTTCCAATCGAACGATGTCGTCGCCATCTATGGCAACGGCCTGGCCGATCGGATGCAGCATGATCCTTGGGTCGAAACCTTTCTTCAGCATCAGTTGAAAGGGCTCGACGTCAGTTTTCGAAACATGAGTTTTTCGGGGGATCGTGTTAATCAACGCCCGAGAAACCAGGGGTTCACCAATGACACCGAATATTTGAAGCACGTCGCGCCAAATGTTGTTTTCACCTTTTATGGTTTCAACGAGTCGTTTGCCGGACCGGAAAAAGCCGGCGAGCATCGCGATGAATTGATCAAGCTGGTTCAGCGTTACACGCAGGTGCAAAAAGATGACGGAAAGGATCTGCGTTTCGTCCTGTTCAGTCCGATCGCCTACGAGAACACAGGCGACGCGAGTCTGCCCGATGGGGCGGAACTGAATGTCAACTTGGCCGCTTACACCGAGGCGACTCGTGAGGCAGCCGAAATCACGGGCGCGAAGTTTGTTGACTTGTTCTCGCCGACTTACCAGTTGTTTCAGTCGAGTTCCGAGCGACTCACGCTCAACGGAGTTCACCTCAATGAGGCTGGTTACAAGCAACTCGCTGGTATCATTTCACAGGCATTGCTAGGCGAAAAGCCAGCGTCTGATGCAGAGCTTCAGGATTTGTACGAAGCGATTGAGGACAAAAACTGGCACTGGCACAACCGGTATCGAGCGACCGACGGCAATGACATTTGGGGCAGTCGTTCCACGTTGACGTTCGTGGATGGGCAAAGCAACGCAGATGTGCTGAAGCATGAATTGGTGATGCTCGACGTGATGACCGCCAATCGCGACAAAGTGATTTGGGCAGCCGCAGATGGGCGAACCTTGCAGGCTGACGACAGCAATGTTCCACCGCCGGTCAAAGTGACCTCAAATATCGGTGGTGGGAGTGCCAGTTCCAATGCTATGAAAGAGGGCAGCGTCGCCTACTTAAGTCCAGAGGAATCTCTGGCGAAGATCAACGTCCCGGAAGGTTACGAGCTCAACGTCTTTGCGTCGGAAGTTCAGTTTCCCGATTTAGCCAACCCCGTCCAAATGCAAGTTGATGCTCATGGACGATTGTGGGTGGCCAGTTGGAACACTTACCCAAAGTGGGAACCTGGCAAGGAGATGAATGACTCCTTGATGATATTGGAGGACACTGACAACGATGGCAAAGCTGATGTCCGCAAGATTTTCGCACACGTTCACAACCCTCTCGGGTTTGAATTTTGGAACGGCGGTGTGGTTGTCACGTCCGGACCTGACCTGTTGTTCTTGAAGGACACCGATGGCGATGACAAGGCGGACGTGCGATACCCCATTTTGCAAGGGCTTGGTACCTCCGACACTCACCACGCCGCCAACAATTTGGTTTACGGACCAGACGGTGGGATCTATTGGCAAAGCGGGATTTTCCTCGTTCACAACCACGAGACTCCGTGGAAGCAGAACCTGAACATTGGGGCGTCGGGGATGTACCGATTTGACCCGCTGACGTTCGCGATCACTCCACATGCGGGTAACTCCCCCAATCCGCACGGCACCAGTTTCGACTACTGGGGTTATTGCTATGCCAGCGATGGGACCGGTGGGCGTTGCTATCAAGTTCGGCCCGAAGGCAATGGCTTTAAAATGCACAAACTGCTGGAGAAAGAATTTCGACCGGTGGCAGCCAATGCAATTCTATCTTCCGAGCATTTTCCTGAAGAACTTCAAAACGACATCCTGATCTGTAACACGATCGGGTTCTTGGGGGTGAAGCAATACAAGCTCGATCGAGAAGGTGACGTTGAAGAGGAGGCTGCCGCGGAGAAGACTCTGAAGGAGGAGACGGGGCCGGTTAAGATCACTCGAAATGGCGGGTTGATCACTGTTGACCACCCTGCTCTGAAGGACGCCAAAATCACCGGGTTCAAACTCAGTGTGAATGGTCGGCAACAGATGAACCTTTCGGAAGTGGAGGTCATCAGCGGGGGCCGGAATATTGCGAAAACGGCCAAGCTGGCGCAGTCGAGCGAATACAACAACGGAACCTTTCCTGTGCAACGGCTCGTCGATGGAGACAAGGGAAACTTTGCTCACACGTCGCAGCAGAACAACCCTTGGATGCGAGGTGACTTCCCGTCGCCCGTGCAGATCTCCGAGTTCAAGGTCTGGAATCGCAAAGGCTTCGAAGATCGTTTCAACAACGGAAAGATCGAGTTCTTTGACGGCGATGAGGTTGTCGCTGCTGTGGACATCAAAATCGTTTCCGCTGATCAGGAAGAGCAACACCGCGAGTTCGGTGAGGTTTGGGGAACGCCAGGATTGGAGTTGCTCAACAGTGACGACCGCAATTTCCGGCCCACCGATGCGGTCGTCGGCGAAGACGGTGCTCTTTATGTTTCCGATTGGCACAACGCGATCATCGGCCACATGCAGCACAACATTCGTGACCCCAATCGTGACCACGCTCACGGGCGGATTTTTCGTTTGACGGTCAAGAATCGGCCCCTGCAAAAACCTGTCAAAATCGCGGGCCAGTCTATCGAAGCGTTGCTTGAAAATCTCAAACACCCCGTCAACGGCGTTCGGCATCGGACTCGAGTCGAGCTCACCAAGCATGACTCCGACCAAGTCATCGCGGCGACGCAAAAGTGGATGGCGAGTTTCGATCCCAACGATGAAAAAGAAGCTCATCACTTGTTGGAAGCACTTTGGTTGCATCAAAGAAATGGCGTCAAGAATGAGGCTTTGCTGAATCAGTTGTTGGAATCGGATGTCCGGCATGCGGTTGTTGCAGCCAAGACGGTTCGCCACTTTTGGGAAAACGTCGATACGAAGGGCGGAAGCGAGTTTGCCGCGCCCGCAGAACTTGAGTTCGTCAAGTTTGATCCTCCCAAGCACCTCAGCGGCGCCGATCGGAAGACTTACGAGTTGGGTGCAACGATCTATCAGCGTGAATCGCATTGTGCAACCTGCCACATGACTCACGGCAAGGGAACACCAAACGTCTACCCACCGTTGGTCGGTAGTCCCTGGGTCAACGGGAGCGAAGATCGGCTGATCAAGATGGCTCTGCATGGTGTGTGGGGCAAAATGACCGTGGCAGGGAAGACGTATGACCCCGCCCGAGGTGTGCCGCCCATGACCGCGTTCCGTTCCTTGTTGAAGGACGACGAAATGGCGGCGGTTCTGACCTTTGTTCGGAATACTTGGGGGAATGAAGCGTCTGTTGTCAGTCCAGAGGCCGTCTCGCGTGTTCGCGAGGAGACCAAAGGCCGGACGACGTTCTACAAACCGGAAGAAATTCTTGAGTTGCATCCGCTGGAAAAGGAGCTGATGGATGAGAGCGTCACACCGGAGACGGAGGTGTTCTCGAACGAAGAGTTGGAAAAGGAGTTGTTGGCCGCTTCACCAGCCAAGCTGGCTCAGGTCGCTTTGGCGAAGGGGAATTTTCAGCGTGGCAAACGGTTGTTCCATGAATCGTCAGCGGCTTGCTTTGCGTGTCACTCGCCGCCGGCCGGCACAGTGCGAATGGGGCCAGATTTAGAAAAGGCAACGACCAAACGCTCGAGGGAAGAGTTGGTCGACGCCCTGCTCCGCCCGTCCAAGTTGATTGACAAGGATTACGCACAGGTCAGCGTGCTGACGGCGGATGGTCAGATCTTCACTGGCATTCGTGTGAGTGAAAACGACGACGAGATTGTGTTACGCAATCTCGCTCAACCGGAACCCATCACGATTTCGCAATACGACGTCGAGGATGTGATCGAGTCGGAGGTGTCGTTGATGCCCGAGAACCTGATGCGGCAGATGAAGAATCGTCGAGAGTTCAACGACTTGTTGAAGTACATCATCGAAGTCCGCAAAAAGTGA
- a CDS encoding isoaspartyl peptidase/L-asparaginase: MNFKTTILAAAVAFAFVAPRTIQSKEPAMKTKWAIVIHGGAGSSPAQLGDASSKQRTKGLQHALQTGRDMLADGATAMDTVEAVIRTLEDDPIFNAGRGSVVTNEGRVEMDSSVMDGKTLACGAVAGVTRVKNPISLARRVMTETKHVLLVGPGADEFAETQQVPLVDPKYFLSQRDGDDASSIASATQDEDESHLGTVGCVVLDSHGNLAAGTSTGGTANKLPGRVGDSPIVGAGTYAANGLCAVSGTGVGEEYIRNSVAYDIAAQMRYANQSLESAVTDIMLNRLDPGVGGLIAVSQQGEIVMQHNTPGMSCAAADSTGRFETHLILDNGGAPAEATTKSNPSASDESKIRELIQQQASDWNAGNIDAFMKVYWKSDQLTFSSGGDVTRGFDATLQRYKERYPTSEKMGKLTFTDLEFLPLGNSAMQVLGVWKLDRMEPMEGKFTLVFRRFPEGWKIVHDHTSKSPDSQ; the protein is encoded by the coding sequence ATGAATTTTAAGACAACGATCCTTGCTGCGGCCGTTGCGTTTGCGTTTGTCGCCCCCCGAACAATCCAAAGTAAAGAGCCTGCCATGAAGACCAAATGGGCCATTGTGATTCATGGTGGAGCCGGCAGCTCACCGGCTCAACTTGGCGACGCATCGAGTAAGCAACGCACCAAAGGTCTGCAACACGCGTTGCAAACCGGTCGCGATATGCTGGCGGACGGCGCGACGGCCATGGACACGGTTGAAGCCGTGATTCGAACCTTGGAAGACGATCCAATCTTCAACGCTGGACGAGGTTCAGTTGTGACGAACGAGGGACGCGTCGAGATGGATTCATCGGTGATGGATGGCAAGACACTCGCGTGTGGCGCAGTTGCTGGGGTGACACGGGTCAAGAACCCGATCTCACTCGCACGCCGGGTGATGACAGAGACGAAACACGTGCTGCTGGTTGGTCCCGGTGCCGACGAGTTCGCGGAAACTCAGCAAGTGCCTCTCGTCGATCCGAAATACTTTCTGTCCCAACGCGATGGCGATGACGCATCCAGCATTGCTTCGGCAACTCAGGATGAAGACGAATCGCATCTTGGAACCGTCGGCTGCGTCGTGCTGGATTCCCACGGCAACCTCGCGGCTGGAACCAGCACCGGAGGCACAGCAAACAAACTGCCAGGTCGAGTCGGTGATTCACCCATCGTTGGGGCGGGCACCTACGCGGCCAATGGATTGTGCGCCGTTTCAGGAACCGGCGTTGGCGAAGAGTACATCCGCAACAGTGTCGCGTATGACATCGCCGCGCAAATGCGGTACGCGAATCAGTCGCTCGAGTCAGCAGTCACCGACATCATGCTGAATCGACTCGATCCGGGTGTTGGCGGATTGATTGCTGTCTCTCAGCAAGGCGAGATCGTGATGCAGCACAACACCCCTGGCATGAGCTGCGCAGCAGCCGACAGCACCGGACGTTTCGAAACGCACTTGATTCTCGACAACGGTGGAGCACCGGCGGAAGCGACAACCAAATCAAACCCATCCGCATCCGACGAATCAAAGATCAGGGAACTGATTCAGCAACAGGCCAGCGATTGGAATGCGGGCAACATTGACGCTTTCATGAAGGTCTATTGGAAGAGCGATCAACTCACGTTCTCCTCCGGTGGTGACGTGACACGCGGATTCGACGCGACATTGCAGCGATACAAAGAACGCTACCCCACTTCGGAAAAGATGGGAAAGCTCACTTTCACAGACCTGGAATTCCTTCCGCTGGGTAACTCCGCCATGCAAGTCCTCGGCGTTTGGAAACTTGATCGAATGGAGCCGATGGAGGGCAAGTTCACGCTCGTTTTCCGACGCTTCCCCGAAGGTTGGAAGATCGTCCACGACCACACCTCAAAGTCCCCCGACTCGCAATAG
- a CDS encoding DUF1553 domain-containing protein, producing the protein MEVENPSGKGVSFDFWGPKMDLPLPPDQASNRSRLQAEIASLEAKRNAVLEAGDFENWTQQLSIALDNQPEFKTLSIASVSSTGDEEMKILDDQSVLFTGKLPDKTVYEIHCDEIPADVIGWKIEALTHPSLPGTGPGRGDAVRSNFILSEFEVEIVSKEGSPTQRLDLHSASADYSQPAWNVANAIDGDLKTGWAIASKFQQSHWAQFLLQTPLRQSEDSTLRFRLEQRYGRGRTIGRVRLSALCGNPLAINVPEQVAKAAKKPAKDRSPSDFATLESHFEKTNPKARALQRKIQKLTKQLESTQPATTLVMVEMEEPRETFVMQRGNYLSPGDRVSPGTPMALHQMNEDLPKNRLGLARWLVDPANPLTARVTVNRWWAQLFGQGIVDTLEDFGTQSSPPTHPDLLDWLALELVESGWSMKHVLKTIVMSETYQQDSKVRADLIEADPANKWYARGPCFRMSAEMIRDNALAVSGLLSAKMHGPPIMPHQPTGIWRQVGRNEPKWIAATDQDRYRRGVYVVWRRAAPYPSFVNFDGPDRSSCVVGRPRTNTPLQALTLLNDPAYVEMALALANRILCEHPDGSDSDRLSAAFEIVLSRRPAPQESARLMTFLDERKQHLHSNPELAKSLVREQSFPNNTVYPSTEELGAWFYVANVLLNLDETITKD; encoded by the coding sequence ATGGAAGTCGAAAACCCAAGCGGCAAAGGCGTGTCGTTTGACTTCTGGGGTCCCAAAATGGACCTGCCACTACCTCCAGATCAAGCGAGCAATCGAAGCCGCCTGCAAGCCGAAATCGCTTCGCTCGAAGCCAAAAGAAACGCGGTGTTAGAAGCAGGTGATTTCGAGAACTGGACACAGCAACTCTCAATCGCGCTCGACAACCAACCTGAATTCAAAACGCTTTCAATCGCCTCGGTCAGTTCGACCGGTGACGAAGAGATGAAGATTCTCGATGACCAGTCGGTCTTGTTCACAGGCAAGCTTCCCGACAAGACTGTCTACGAGATCCACTGTGATGAGATTCCCGCAGATGTCATCGGATGGAAAATCGAAGCGTTGACTCATCCGAGTCTTCCCGGAACAGGCCCGGGCCGCGGCGATGCCGTCCGGTCCAACTTCATCTTGAGTGAATTCGAGGTAGAGATTGTTTCGAAGGAAGGCAGCCCCACCCAACGTCTGGACCTGCATTCAGCATCCGCCGACTATTCCCAGCCCGCATGGAACGTCGCCAACGCCATCGACGGTGATCTCAAAACGGGTTGGGCGATTGCATCGAAATTCCAACAATCGCACTGGGCACAGTTTCTACTTCAAACGCCACTTCGCCAAAGTGAAGACTCAACGTTGCGATTCCGCTTGGAACAACGCTACGGAAGAGGCCGAACGATTGGTCGCGTGCGTCTTTCAGCGCTGTGCGGCAATCCACTCGCAATCAACGTCCCCGAACAAGTCGCGAAAGCGGCCAAGAAACCTGCGAAAGATCGATCCCCCAGTGACTTTGCAACGCTCGAGAGTCACTTCGAGAAAACCAACCCGAAGGCGAGGGCACTCCAACGAAAGATTCAAAAACTGACGAAGCAACTGGAATCAACCCAGCCCGCCACCACGCTTGTCATGGTGGAGATGGAAGAGCCACGCGAAACCTTTGTGATGCAACGTGGCAACTACTTGTCACCTGGGGACCGAGTTTCACCGGGGACGCCGATGGCTCTTCATCAAATGAACGAGGACCTTCCAAAGAATCGCCTGGGGCTAGCACGTTGGTTGGTCGATCCCGCGAATCCGTTGACCGCCCGTGTGACGGTCAATCGCTGGTGGGCTCAATTGTTTGGTCAGGGAATCGTAGACACGCTGGAAGACTTTGGAACGCAGTCATCGCCACCGACGCACCCCGATTTGCTCGACTGGCTGGCCCTTGAATTGGTCGAATCAGGTTGGTCGATGAAACATGTCCTGAAAACGATCGTGATGTCGGAAACCTATCAACAGGACTCCAAAGTTCGGGCAGATCTGATCGAGGCCGACCCGGCGAATAAATGGTACGCGAGGGGACCGTGTTTTCGCATGTCAGCGGAGATGATTCGCGACAATGCTTTGGCGGTCAGCGGATTGCTCTCCGCAAAAATGCACGGTCCTCCAATCATGCCGCATCAGCCGACGGGAATTTGGCGTCAAGTAGGGCGGAACGAACCGAAGTGGATCGCGGCAACGGATCAAGACCGATACCGACGCGGCGTTTACGTGGTTTGGCGACGCGCCGCACCTTACCCCAGCTTTGTGAATTTCGATGGTCCCGATCGAAGTTCTTGCGTGGTGGGTCGGCCGAGAACCAACACGCCGCTGCAGGCACTGACATTGCTCAACGATCCGGCTTACGTCGAAATGGCTCTCGCTCTGGCAAATCGCATCTTATGTGAACACCCTGACGGGAGCGACTCCGATCGACTTTCGGCGGCATTCGAAATCGTTTTGTCGAGACGACCAGCCCCCCAAGAATCCGCTCGGTTGATGACGTTCCTTGATGAGCGAAAGCAGCACCTTCATTCCAATCCCGAGCTTGCCAAGTCGCTCGTTCGAGAGCAATCGTTTCCGAACAACACTGTTTATCCATCCACAGAAGAATTGGGCGCATGGTTCTACGTCGCGAACGTCCTGTTGAATTTGGACGAGACAATCACGAAGGACTGA
- a CDS encoding DUF1501 domain-containing protein — protein MKTYRSKQRINVSAAAAMSANQTRRQLFQRAGMGLGGFALTSLFQSEQNAAFGQEKIGSAVGTHHPARAKSVIYIHMVGAPSHLDLFDYKPVLQERSGQLCPDEFFNGKQLAFIREQPKLFGTPTDQAFQFQRCGESGAQISNLMPNLQTVADELCFIKTLHTDQFNHAPAQMCLLSGFERFGRPSIGSWVSYGIGSKNKNLPDFVTLITGQVLGAGNSAWGSGFLPTVHQGIEFRSQGDPVLFLSNPEGMRPSDRRKVVDAVKDLNALRLDDVGDPEISTRISQYEMAYRMQTSVPELMNIDNETADVHQMYGTEPGKTSFANNCLLARRLVERGVRFVQLFDQGWDHHGNIENRLAAKTKEVDQPIAALIKDLKQRGMLDDTLVVWAAEFGRTPMAQASNGGGTPTKVGRDHHKEAFTIWMAGGGTKRGHTHGATDELGYGIVENGVHIHDLNATILHLLGIDHQRLTFRYQGRQFRLTDVHGNVVNDIIS, from the coding sequence ATGAAAACCTATCGATCCAAACAACGAATCAATGTGTCCGCTGCGGCAGCAATGTCAGCGAACCAGACGCGTCGACAACTCTTTCAGCGTGCCGGCATGGGCCTCGGAGGATTCGCTCTGACATCGCTGTTCCAGTCTGAACAAAACGCAGCGTTCGGACAGGAGAAAATTGGATCCGCGGTTGGAACACACCATCCAGCTCGCGCCAAAAGTGTGATCTACATCCACATGGTGGGCGCCCCGTCGCATCTGGATCTGTTCGATTACAAACCGGTTTTGCAGGAGCGTTCGGGACAACTATGCCCGGATGAGTTCTTCAACGGAAAGCAATTGGCATTCATTCGTGAACAACCGAAGTTGTTTGGCACCCCAACGGACCAAGCTTTCCAATTCCAACGTTGTGGAGAATCAGGAGCACAAATTTCGAACCTGATGCCCAACCTACAGACGGTCGCCGACGAATTGTGCTTCATCAAAACGCTGCATACGGACCAATTCAATCACGCACCCGCCCAAATGTGTTTGCTCAGTGGTTTCGAGCGATTCGGCCGGCCCAGCATCGGTTCGTGGGTCAGTTATGGGATAGGAAGTAAAAACAAGAACCTACCGGACTTTGTCACGCTGATCACGGGTCAAGTTTTGGGAGCGGGCAACAGTGCATGGGGAAGCGGCTTTCTGCCAACCGTTCATCAGGGAATTGAATTCCGCAGCCAGGGTGACCCGGTCCTTTTCTTATCTAATCCCGAGGGCATGCGGCCGTCGGACCGTCGAAAGGTTGTCGATGCCGTCAAGGATCTCAATGCTTTGCGGTTGGATGATGTTGGTGACCCTGAAATCTCGACCCGCATCAGCCAATACGAGATGGCCTATCGGATGCAAACCTCCGTTCCCGAGTTGATGAACATCGATAATGAAACGGCCGACGTTCATCAGATGTATGGCACCGAACCGGGAAAAACGAGCTTCGCCAACAATTGCTTGCTCGCCCGCCGTTTGGTCGAACGTGGAGTACGTTTTGTACAACTGTTCGACCAAGGATGGGACCACCATGGAAACATCGAGAATCGCTTGGCGGCAAAGACGAAAGAAGTGGATCAACCGATCGCTGCGTTGATCAAAGATCTCAAACAGCGAGGCATGCTGGACGATACGCTCGTGGTCTGGGCCGCTGAGTTTGGTCGCACTCCGATGGCACAGGCGAGCAACGGTGGTGGCACGCCGACGAAAGTCGGACGAGATCACCACAAAGAAGCGTTCACGATCTGGATGGCGGGCGGCGGAACCAAACGTGGTCACACCCATGGTGCGACCGATGAACTCGGCTACGGGATTGTAGAAAATGGCGTGCACATCCATGACTTGAATGCCACCATTCTTCATCTGCTAGGGATCGATCACCAAAGACTCACCTTCCGCTACCAAGGACGCCAGTTTCGACTCACCGACGTACACGGAAACGTCGTCAACGACATCATCAGTTGA